One window of the Branchiostoma lanceolatum isolate klBraLanc5 chromosome 3, klBraLanc5.hap2, whole genome shotgun sequence genome contains the following:
- the LOC136430989 gene encoding uncharacterized protein, whose amino-acid sequence MRSTNLQIRVCFAAVVSIGFLSAVVYISAVMSPSSNHHDDRSDVATAARQSIRTIHPGTEADNGQDKAQNVHEDNHSKETEEQPVCKYPDLKMSNPEINHLFFDQSHLHCGGRPTDYLTYLDRDTDNGKAVIRLNSSALLPGQKLVSCRYIKMDYLTDWEDNTIIIHTKNFQDNNETLDFPFEHEFARVICHYETEIFSGTGTEVVVKQHNNMFQQVKKNPTVERRVKQLYDSGRTKEALGGGLNVLMVGVDSTSRMNFMRKLPKTFQYFTETLQGYVLKGYHVIGDGTTAQFIGMFTGFLEDELPNTKRGTANATLCDVFPLIWRKYKRKGYVTMFGEDEAWTGTFQYRTTGFSYQPTDHYMRPFWLAIEHLPGYRYYGQFCVGATPKHHYTFQYMQDFVDKYNQSLKFASAFHSQLSHDSVNLVQAADQDILDLLSSWNDKGYLDNTVLIVFADHGARYGEIRQFLQGRLEERLPFFGIAIPKWIKQKHPEIAENLCKNQERLTTAFDFHKMLQHILDYPGNPSNFQGHGISLFQEIPLNRTCEDAKIADHWCTCLQTISMSTSNDFVRASAKYLVSHINSLTLPHRNNCMELTLKNITHAEIIKPNKRLLQFQESTLQFHEAKFGNMLRLPFIDFMLTVETEPNGGMYEASVRKWLKRNHTEVMADISRINRYGDHPKCIRDKFPRLRKYCYCREFFQPT is encoded by the coding sequence ATGCGGTCAACCAATCTACAGATAAGGGTGTGTTTTGCGGCTGTGGTGTCCATAGGATTCCTCTCTGCAGTTGTCTACATCTCTGCTGTCATGAGCCCAAGTTCTAATCACCATGACGACAGGAGTGACGTTGCAACAGCTGCCCGTCAGTCAATCAGAACAATCCATCCTGGTACAGAAGCTGATAATGGACAAGACAAAGCTCAAAATGTTCATGAGGACAACCATAGCAAAGAAACTGAAGAGCAGCCTGTTTGCAAATACCCTGACCTGAAGATGAGCAATCCTGAAATCAACCACCTGTTTTTTGACCAGTCTCATCTGCACTGTGGGGGACGACCTACCGACTACCTCACTTACCTAGACAGGGACACTGACAACGGTAAAGCTGTCATCAGGCTGAACTCCTCCGCTCTACTTCCTGGACAGAAACTAGTCAGCTGTAGGTACATCAAGATGGACTATCTAACGGATTGGGAGGACAACACCATAATCATCCACACAAAAAACTTCCAGGACAACAATGAGACCTTGGATTTTCCCTTTGAGCATGAGTTTGCCCGGGTAATCTGTCATTATGAGACAGAGATCTTCAGTGGGACTGGGACTGAGGTGGTAGTAAAACAGCATAACAATATGTTCCAGCAGGTGAAGAAGAACCCCACAGTAGAGAGAAGGGTTAAACAGTTGTATGATTCAGGTCGGACAAAGGAAGCGTTGGGAGGTGGTCTGAACGTACTCATGGTGGGCGTGGACTCCACCTCTAGGATGAACTTCATGCGCAAACTGCCAAAAACTTTCCAATACTTTACAGAGACACTACAGGGGTATGTCCTGAAGGGGTATCATGTGATAGGAGATGGCACGACTGCTCAATTCATTGGAATGTTTACAGGGTTTCTGGAGGATGAGTTGCCAAATACTAAGAGAGGTACGGCAAACGCAACTCTCTGTGATGTCTTTCCATTGATCTGGAGGAAGTATAAGAGGAAGGGCTATGTGACAATGTTTGGGGAGGATGAAGCTTGGACAGGGACTTTTCAGTACCGCACAACTGGATTCTCATACCAACCTACCGACCACTACATGCGGCCCTTCTGGCTTGCTATAGAACACCTGCCGGGATATAGGTACTATGGACAGTTCTGTGTTGGTGCTACACCCAAACATCACTACACCTTCCAGTACATGCAAGACTTTGTGGATAAATACAACCAATCTCTCAAGTTTGCCAGTGCATTTCACTCCCAACTCAGCCATGACAGCGTGAACTTGGTACAAGCTGCTGACCAGGACATCCTGGACCTCCTCAGCTCCTGGAATGACAAGGGTTACCTCGACAACACTGTCCTGATCGTGTTTGCCGACCATGGAGCTCGTTATGGAGAGATCAGGCAGTTCCTTCAGGGTCGGCTTGAGGAGAGGCTGCCATTCTTTGGAATTGCAATCCCCAAGTGGATCAAACAGAAACATCCAGAAATTGCAGAAAACCTGTGCAAGAATCAAGAACGTCTCACGACAGCGTTTGACTTCCACAAGATGCTACAGCACATTCTGGACTACCCGGGCAATCCCTCTAATTTCCAGGGACACGGAATCAGTCTGTTCCAGGAGATCCCACTAAACAGGACGTGTGAGGACGCCAAGATTGCTGACCACTGGTGCACGTGCCTGCAGACCATCTCCATGAGCACAAGTAACGATTTTGTCAGAGCATCAGCAAAATACTTGGTCTCTCATATAAACAGCTTAACTTTACCTCATCGAAACAACTGCATGGAACTTACCCTGAAAAATATTACTCATGCCGAGATAATCAAACCAAACAAAAGGCTGCTGCAATTCCAAGAAAGCACACTTCAATTCCACGAGGCCAAATTTGGCAACATGCTTCGTCTTCCCTTCATCGATTTCATGCTCACCGTGGAAACCGAGCCAAACGGAGGGATGTACGAGGCTTCCGTGAGGAAATGGTTGAAACGTAACCACACGGAGGTGATGGCAGACATCAGTCGAATCAACAGGTATGGGGACCATCCCAAGTGCATCCGGGACAAGTTCCCGCGGCTGAGGAAGTACTGCTACTGCAGGGAGTTTTTCCAACCAACGTAG